A window of the Myxocyprinus asiaticus isolate MX2 ecotype Aquarium Trade chromosome 11, UBuf_Myxa_2, whole genome shotgun sequence genome harbors these coding sequences:
- the LOC127447941 gene encoding uncharacterized protein LOC127447941 encodes MMEEECSMQLIRPNATRWNSLFLSVERILKIMKEKGDSAFRNLCAEFKIPMFTPAEKVFLGEYVTAMAPVAKAINILQGETNVHMGWLVPTLNVMVSKLKRAKISMKLCKSLVDAILAGVNKCFGDMLNDPELIAAAILLPKFKTYWTTDAAILKLGLDYIKGNMEENCQLTSDSTLSEEEYFFKPLKSSQAQQGPAVLDGYLTCAGDDMGVLKTFPPLLKLSLRLNTPLPASAACERLFSSAGLIFSPKRARISSKNFENQLLLKLNKNIAPL; translated from the exons ATGATGGAAGAGGAATGTAGTATGCAGTTAATTCGTCCAAATGCCACACGATGGAACTCTTTGTTTCTTTCAGTGGAGAGGATCCTGAAGATCATGAAGGAAAAGGGAGATAGTGCTTTCCGGAATCTCTGTGCGGAATTCAAAATCCCTAT GTTCACTCCTGCAGAAAAGGTTTTTCTTGGGGAATATGTCACAGCTATGGCCCCTGTTGCCAAAGCGATTAATATCTTGCAGGGAGAAACCAATGTGCACATGGGCTGGCTTGTACCAACACTCAATGTCATGGTTTCCAAACTAAAACGAGCCAAGATATCCATGAAACTCTGCAAGAGCCTGGTAGATGCAATCCTTGCAGGTGTGAACAAGTGCTTCGGTGACATGCTCAATGATCCTGAGCTGATTGCGGCTGCAATCCTGCTTCCAAAGTTTAAAACTtattggacaactgatgctgccATCCTCAAACTCG GCCTTGACTACATAAAGGGAAATATGGAGGAGAACTGTCAGCTTACAAGTGATTCCACTTTATCAGAGGAAGAGTATTTCTTCAAGCCATTGAAGTCATCCCAGGCACAACAAGGCCCAGCAGTGCTTGATGGCTATCTGACGTGTGCTGGTGACGACATGGGTGTCCTGAAAACCTTCCCACCTCTATTGAAGTTGTCATTAAGGCTCAACACTCCCCTACCTGCATCTGCTGCTTGCGAGCGACTTTTTAGCAGTGCTGGCCTCATTTTCAGTCCAAAAAGAGCTAGAATAAGTTCCAAGAACTTTGAGAACCAGCTTTTGTTGAAGTTGAATAAAAATATTGCCCCCCTCTGA